The following coding sequences are from one Paenibacillus tundrae window:
- a CDS encoding GNAT family N-acetyltransferase, protein MLKKRDLHECHSLYSLMTDPMVFPYVRYACQTYEEYLFVTKQLIAEEEQNTSISRTILNETGSPIGTIDLYHIVNKTGFLATWIGSPYFGKGYNQRAKESFLVELFLEHHIETVFIKIREQNIRSRKAIEKLPYVKLANELYPAVYQTINRTEKIYDLYRVERVDFIGNSKEIQHEIAT, encoded by the coding sequence ATGTTGAAAAAACGTGACTTACACGAATGCCATTCACTTTATAGCTTGATGACAGATCCTATGGTGTTTCCTTACGTTCGTTATGCATGTCAGACCTATGAAGAATACTTGTTTGTAACGAAACAGTTGATTGCTGAAGAAGAACAAAATACATCTATTTCGAGAACCATTCTGAATGAAACGGGATCTCCTATTGGTACGATTGATCTATATCATATTGTGAATAAAACGGGCTTCTTGGCCACATGGATTGGTAGTCCGTATTTTGGAAAAGGGTATAACCAAAGAGCGAAAGAATCTTTTTTGGTTGAACTGTTTCTTGAACATCATATTGAGACGGTATTTATCAAGATTCGTGAGCAAAATATTCGTTCGAGAAAGGCAATAGAGAAATTACCTTACGTGAAGCTAGCGAATGAATTATATCCTGCTGTCTATCAAACGATTAATCGAACGGAGAAGATCTATGATCTATACCGTGTCGAGCGTGTAGATTTTATAGGAAACAGTAAGGAGATCCAGCACGAGATCGCTACGTAA
- a CDS encoding aminoglycoside phosphotransferase family protein, producing MTDHEEVLAGGNVNEVIKIGDTVRRNSQNAYVNALLVHLEKVGLPTVPRYLGVDVLGREIFSYLEGVVPGNQYPEMERYMWSDEVLIQQAKLLRSYHDATVGFTTSLKSQNDYPDSSQHEVVCHNDATPYNMVFQDKLPVGIIDFDMAGKGPRIWDIVYTLYTSVPLAGFSPGEADCIVVPYDPEEHALMRKRRIMLFFDTYGIDIPTDLKQWVIRRIHTMCNTLISRAASGDPAFVKLIEEGHLAHYEEEIRFLEKHFDDWS from the coding sequence TTGACGGATCATGAAGAGGTGCTTGCGGGTGGTAACGTGAACGAAGTGATCAAAATTGGGGACACCGTTCGCCGTAACTCACAAAATGCATACGTGAATGCATTACTGGTGCATCTTGAAAAGGTTGGGTTGCCTACTGTACCTAGATATCTAGGTGTAGATGTACTGGGAAGAGAAATCTTTTCTTATCTTGAGGGAGTAGTTCCCGGTAACCAGTATCCTGAGATGGAAAGGTATATGTGGTCAGACGAAGTTCTAATACAACAAGCGAAGCTTCTGAGGAGCTACCATGATGCAACTGTCGGATTTACAACATCACTGAAGTCTCAGAATGATTATCCTGATTCAAGCCAACATGAGGTTGTCTGCCATAACGACGCTACACCCTACAATATGGTGTTTCAAGACAAGCTTCCTGTGGGAATCATTGATTTTGATATGGCGGGCAAAGGGCCGCGGATATGGGACATCGTTTATACACTCTACACTTCTGTTCCACTTGCTGGGTTCTCGCCAGGTGAGGCTGATTGCATTGTGGTTCCCTATGACCCAGAAGAGCATGCCCTTATGCGGAAAAGAAGAATTATGTTATTTTTTGATACCTATGGTATAGATATACCAACAGACCTTAAACAGTGGGTTATACGGCGCATCCACACAATGTGTAATACACTAATTTCTCGCGCAGCATCCGGAGATCCAGCTTTTGTTAAACTCATTGAAGAAGGCCATCTAGCTCATTATGAGGAAGAAATACGATTTCTTGAAAAGCATTTTGATGACTGGAGCTAA
- a CDS encoding GNAT family N-acetyltransferase: MNPILMEFPDQFTTERLLIRCPLPGDGKVVYESIISSIQELREWLPFAHKEQREEVVEANLREARLNYLKREDLRLLIFHRETNEFIGSSGLHHPNWDVPKFEIGYWIDSRHSGKGYMTEAVEGITEFAFNELKARRVLIRCDTLNNKSRAIPERLGFTLEGILRNDDTSVDGSTLRDTCIFAKVK, encoded by the coding sequence ATGAATCCAATCTTAATGGAGTTCCCAGACCAATTTACTACCGAACGATTGTTGATTAGATGCCCTCTACCTGGGGATGGAAAGGTTGTCTATGAATCGATCATTTCGTCCATTCAGGAGTTGAGAGAATGGCTCCCTTTTGCTCATAAGGAGCAACGAGAAGAAGTGGTGGAAGCAAATCTGAGAGAAGCTCGGTTAAACTATTTGAAGAGGGAAGACCTTAGATTGCTTATTTTTCATAGGGAGACTAATGAATTTATCGGATCATCTGGGTTGCATCATCCAAATTGGGATGTTCCCAAATTCGAAATAGGTTATTGGATCGATAGTCGTCACAGTGGGAAAGGTTACATGACTGAGGCGGTAGAAGGCATTACAGAATTTGCATTCAATGAATTGAAGGCGAGAAGAGTACTTATACGCTGTGACACATTGAATAACAAGAGTAGAGCGATCCCAGAGAGGTTAGGCTTCACATTAGAAGGTATATTGCGAAATGATGATACAAGTGTAGATGGAAGTACTCTTCGAGATACATGCATATTTGCCAAAGTGAAATGA
- a CDS encoding GNAT family N-acetyltransferase — MQYRGWSGDIHEYALSSEYTIQLADPEEWGKFCSVYYNIRYIGFFREEGFNSSQRNTYWIYRGESRVGGVRIEPNVIYHLFYIPPFLDSFKVLSLLKQLLMSWSDRTKPIKTYEILSDQVDLYARAGFWPDEFRCRWMQRPTEQFNIVWDHNFSIESPLIIDNQQGAKKFSKEDEIANCDFNSFVGSLEAVRRKKFLLEDFVPHEDPNYTNEILNQASTLVYDQETGQLIANCRLCLQDNQAAVYSVGVIPAYRGRGIATRMLQRALTVIKDHYPVLRLYVMEGNDAESLYYNLGFVQGELEVQTMYIPAIES; from the coding sequence ATGCAATATAGAGGATGGTCTGGAGATATTCATGAATACGCTTTATCAAGTGAATACACTATTCAATTAGCGGATCCTGAAGAGTGGGGCAAGTTTTGCTCCGTTTATTATAACATTCGTTATATCGGTTTCTTTAGGGAAGAGGGCTTTAACTCTTCTCAACGAAATACGTACTGGATCTATCGAGGAGAGTCAAGAGTAGGTGGAGTACGAATAGAGCCTAATGTTATATATCATTTATTCTACATCCCTCCATTTCTCGATTCATTTAAAGTATTGAGTCTTCTTAAACAACTATTAATGAGTTGGTCTGACCGAACTAAACCTATTAAAACCTATGAAATTCTTTCGGATCAGGTTGATTTATACGCTAGAGCTGGGTTTTGGCCAGATGAATTCAGGTGTCGATGGATGCAGCGTCCCACGGAACAGTTCAACATCGTATGGGATCATAATTTTAGTATTGAAAGCCCACTGATTATTGACAATCAGCAGGGAGCTAAGAAATTTAGTAAAGAAGACGAAATTGCAAATTGTGATTTTAATAGCTTTGTAGGGAGCCTAGAGGCAGTAAGGAGAAAGAAGTTCTTGCTTGAAGATTTTGTCCCTCATGAAGATCCTAATTATACAAATGAGATATTAAATCAGGCGTCTACCCTTGTGTATGATCAAGAAACGGGTCAGCTTATTGCGAATTGTCGGCTTTGTTTGCAAGATAATCAAGCGGCTGTTTACAGTGTAGGCGTCATTCCTGCTTACCGAGGAAGAGGGATTGCTACACGTATGTTGCAACGAGCCTTGACGGTCATTAAAGATCATTATCCAGTACTGAGATTGTATGTGATGGAGGGTAATGATGCGGAGTCTTTGTACTACAATCTCGGCTTTGTTCAAGGCGAGTTGGAGGTACAAACGATGTACATACCTGCGATTGAATCATAG
- a CDS encoding DUF3977 family protein, translated as MKKYIEIGVGNTWFIRTELEHEDGTETEIKGIYSPFQLKSIYFRVWFGKRVFIMDTREGMKLAKKDKKKYKLILGFYGI; from the coding sequence TTGAAGAAATACATTGAAATTGGTGTAGGCAATACATGGTTTATTCGAACTGAATTGGAGCATGAAGATGGAACAGAAACGGAAATTAAGGGAATCTATTCGCCTTTCCAGCTGAAATCAATATATTTCCGAGTATGGTTCGGTAAACGAGTGTTCATCATGGATACGAGAGAAGGCATGAAGTTAGCAAAGAAAGATAAGAAGAAATACAAGCTCATTCTTGGGTTTTACGGCATATAG
- a CDS encoding GNAT family N-acetyltransferase, giving the protein MTLHITNVNNDEMKNFVRDHVFYYNMDHFPDEIKGRYQEIHLFLQDEEGQVYGGILGETCWNWLEIHYLFVEPSLRGQGYGRKLIQEVEKIALEKKCDFIKVDTLSFQALDFYKKEGYEVYGKIENAGGYTHYYMKKELNS; this is encoded by the coding sequence ATGACGTTACATATAACCAATGTGAACAATGATGAAATGAAAAATTTTGTGAGAGACCATGTGTTCTATTATAACATGGATCATTTTCCAGACGAGATCAAAGGCAGATATCAAGAGATACACCTATTTCTTCAAGATGAAGAAGGTCAAGTCTATGGTGGAATCCTGGGTGAGACGTGCTGGAACTGGCTTGAGATTCATTATTTATTTGTCGAACCTAGCCTAAGAGGCCAGGGGTATGGGAGGAAACTGATTCAAGAAGTAGAGAAGATAGCTCTGGAGAAAAAATGTGATTTCATCAAAGTAGACACATTAAGCTTTCAAGCCTTGGATTTTTATAAAAAAGAAGGCTACGAGGTGTATGGCAAGATTGAAAATGCAGGAGGCTACACACATTATTATATGAAAAAAGAATTGAATTCATAA
- a CDS encoding ATP-grasp domain-containing protein produces MRAYIQVNQDGMFYNVNAFIAYEGFASLGWEIVKFKDIQEVDEKNPEHIVVGGIGNVRKRLELLGIERKQGEIDYPPSLSKYYGRKIWSTTIQDIFANPQNWNVFIKPKDTTKKFAGKVVREYKDFIGLVEENEDTTIWCSEIVDFKTEWRCFIRYGQILDIRQYKGAWDSTLDVSVVQRAVKDFVDAPAAYGMDFGIDQYGHMKLVEINDGHSLGSYGISSLNYVKFLAARWSELTGTTDELRHM; encoded by the coding sequence GTGAGAGCATATATACAGGTGAATCAGGATGGTATGTTCTACAATGTGAATGCATTTATTGCATATGAAGGCTTTGCTTCATTGGGATGGGAGATTGTTAAGTTCAAAGATATCCAAGAAGTTGATGAGAAGAATCCAGAACATATCGTTGTAGGTGGAATTGGTAATGTTAGAAAACGTCTTGAGTTATTGGGAATCGAGAGAAAGCAAGGAGAAATTGATTATCCACCGTCCTTATCCAAGTATTATGGTCGAAAAATATGGAGCACAACCATCCAAGACATTTTTGCCAATCCTCAGAATTGGAATGTATTTATTAAACCCAAGGATACAACGAAAAAGTTTGCTGGAAAAGTAGTGAGAGAATACAAAGATTTTATAGGACTTGTTGAAGAAAACGAAGATACGACCATTTGGTGTTCGGAGATTGTGGATTTCAAAACAGAGTGGCGTTGTTTTATCCGATACGGACAAATTCTTGATATTAGACAGTACAAGGGTGCATGGGATTCCACATTAGATGTAAGTGTGGTGCAACGTGCGGTTAAAGATTTTGTGGATGCGCCTGCTGCTTATGGAATGGATTTTGGTATAGATCAGTATGGACATATGAAACTGGTCGAGATAAACGATGGGCATTCTCTAGGATCATATGGGATCAGCTCGTTAAATTATGTGAAATTTCTTGCAGCTCGATGGTCAGAACTGACAGGCACTACGGACGAATTGAGACATATGTAG
- a CDS encoding phosphotransferase: MELKSSDEILNEIIAQVEKIYGWTTYRAEPNHFGYANLKWKLHTDAGIRFVKQYNAVRYSDQLLHSVETALGLQDRLHQIGIPCPKIFSDQGRYIQRTPSCERFMVTNYCDGYMVNPGEVNVDQMYDLGQITGRLHQWLRLYAPSNFPLHWQPESKASTLATWEKNWNDAHTVGANKYISALKTQRKIIDGFNLNTFQSCEEGWVHWDLFVDNILFHSNQVSAILDFDRMHYIYPEFDISRAILSGAILENNINVESTKAFVVGYRESSPLTVAKLIRSIQLTWWKEASWLSIKSEEHRTLRRFAHELMWVSDNWFALEEIFNEI, encoded by the coding sequence ATGGAACTAAAGTCATCGGATGAAATATTAAACGAGATAATAGCGCAGGTTGAAAAGATTTATGGCTGGACTACGTATCGTGCCGAACCTAATCATTTTGGATACGCCAATCTCAAATGGAAGTTACATACGGATGCAGGAATACGCTTTGTGAAGCAATATAACGCAGTACGATATTCAGATCAATTGTTGCATTCAGTTGAAACGGCATTAGGATTACAAGATAGATTACATCAAATCGGAATTCCGTGTCCTAAGATTTTCTCTGATCAAGGGCGTTATATTCAACGAACTCCATCTTGTGAACGATTCATGGTCACAAATTATTGTGATGGCTATATGGTAAACCCAGGAGAGGTAAATGTAGATCAGATGTATGATTTAGGTCAAATTACAGGTAGGCTGCATCAATGGCTCCGTTTATATGCTCCATCCAATTTTCCTTTGCATTGGCAACCAGAGTCTAAGGCATCCACGTTAGCGACTTGGGAGAAGAACTGGAATGATGCCCATACTGTAGGGGCGAATAAGTACATTTCTGCATTAAAGACACAGCGGAAAATTATAGATGGATTTAACCTCAATACGTTTCAATCGTGTGAAGAGGGTTGGGTTCATTGGGATCTATTTGTAGATAATATTTTGTTCCATTCCAATCAGGTTTCTGCCATTTTGGATTTTGATCGAATGCACTATATTTATCCGGAGTTTGATATTTCGAGAGCTATTCTATCAGGTGCTATATTAGAGAATAACATCAATGTAGAATCAACAAAGGCATTTGTAGTGGGGTATCGTGAGAGCAGTCCGTTAACTGTAGCCAAACTCATTCGATCTATCCAGTTGACGTGGTGGAAGGAAGCATCCTGGTTAAGTATTAAGTCGGAGGAACATCGAACCTTACGGAGATTTGCCCATGAGTTAATGTGGGTGAGTGATAACTGGTTTGCTCTAGAAGAGATATTTAATGAGATATAG
- a CDS encoding GNAT family N-acetyltransferase — MYELRKEQFTLVLPWLEDIRNKAVYAFSVIELIQEGRVFVNHLDNPTACFITNSGGFYCLAGREDDALFNQAVICYMNNSVHHNGFFALGVFTDAWEFEISKYTIHHSIRISRSYFSFNRDKFLHTYPDTDMPLNKDYDYIPLNEQISKEYREHFYPYYKLAWSSNAQFCDFGVGHFLKYKQDLVSVCTSPYIGGGFAEIDIITIECFKRRGLATWMGIEFIKDCLHKQLTPNWCCHSDNVESNHLAVKLCFDKIDESPMYWYHNES, encoded by the coding sequence ATGTACGAACTTCGTAAAGAACAATTTACCCTTGTTCTACCCTGGTTAGAAGATATTCGAAACAAAGCAGTGTATGCGTTCTCGGTTATTGAACTGATCCAAGAGGGCAGGGTGTTTGTGAATCATCTAGACAATCCGACAGCTTGTTTTATAACAAATTCAGGTGGCTTTTATTGTTTGGCTGGTAGAGAAGATGATGCCCTTTTCAATCAAGCAGTTATTTGTTATATGAACAATTCCGTGCATCACAACGGATTTTTTGCATTAGGTGTGTTTACGGATGCTTGGGAATTTGAAATAAGTAAATATACAATACATCATTCGATTCGAATTTCACGATCTTACTTCAGTTTTAATCGGGATAAATTTCTTCATACATATCCAGATACAGATATGCCACTTAATAAAGACTACGACTATATTCCTCTGAATGAACAGATTTCAAAAGAATACAGGGAGCACTTCTATCCATATTACAAGCTAGCCTGGAGTTCCAATGCCCAATTCTGTGATTTTGGAGTAGGACATTTTCTTAAATATAAACAAGACCTAGTCAGTGTGTGCACGTCACCATACATTGGAGGGGGATTTGCTGAGATTGATATCATTACAATTGAATGCTTCAAGAGAAGAGGTCTTGCAACATGGATGGGAATTGAGTTTATTAAAGATTGTCTCCATAAACAATTGACACCTAACTGGTGCTGTCATTCAGATAATGTGGAATCTAATCATCTAGCTGTTAAACTATGTTTTGACAAAATAGATGAGAGTCCCATGTATTGGTACCATAACGAGTCATGA
- a CDS encoding GNAT family N-acetyltransferase, which yields MKDYAQIVKVSEDEKSILRQLIELYEYDFSEFNGADVNAQGFYGYSYLDHYWTEENRQAYFVKVDGQYAGFVLVNDFCYLIQDHARSIAEFFIMRKYRRNGVGQQVARLVFDTHKGNWEVLQHGNNDAAQLFWKRVIQEYTNGDYRVEDVRTEYWEGKGMVFNTSAELGKGDD from the coding sequence ATGAAAGACTACGCCCAGATCGTCAAAGTTTCAGAGGATGAGAAGTCCATACTAAGGCAACTTATCGAATTATATGAATACGATTTCAGTGAATTTAATGGAGCTGATGTGAACGCTCAAGGCTTCTATGGGTATAGCTATCTGGATCATTATTGGACGGAAGAGAACCGACAAGCGTACTTTGTAAAAGTTGATGGACAGTATGCAGGTTTTGTACTGGTCAATGATTTTTGCTATCTAATTCAGGATCATGCTAGATCCATTGCTGAATTTTTTATTATGCGAAAGTACCGTCGGAATGGAGTAGGCCAACAGGTTGCTAGATTGGTTTTTGATACACATAAGGGGAATTGGGAAGTTCTTCAGCATGGAAATAATGACGCTGCACAACTCTTCTGGAAACGAGTCATTCAAGAGTATACGAACGGTGACTACCGTGTGGAGGATGTGAGAACAGAGTATTGGGAAGGTAAGGGGATGGTGTTCAACACATCTGCAGAACTAGGGAAAGGCGACGATTAG
- a CDS encoding GNAT family N-acetyltransferase, whose amino-acid sequence MRNLPTVTLERLLLRPFQLHDADSVQQLAGDPYIAEMTLYIPHPYEYGVAEEWIRTHHDQFIEGKSVTLAIVHKEESYLIGAITIALHTKFNHGELAYWIGVPFMNNGYSTEAARGVMGYAFDELKLNRVYARHLGKNPASGKVMEKLGMKFEGCLRQHVTKGDTYEDLAYYGLLQEEYLTERRSI is encoded by the coding sequence ATGCGTAACTTACCCACAGTGACACTTGAGCGACTCTTATTACGTCCGTTCCAGCTGCATGATGCAGATTCCGTTCAACAGTTAGCAGGGGATCCTTATATCGCGGAAATGACACTCTATATCCCTCATCCGTATGAGTATGGTGTGGCTGAGGAATGGATTCGCACACATCATGATCAATTTATTGAAGGAAAATCAGTTACATTAGCTATTGTACACAAAGAGGAATCATATCTAATTGGTGCAATAACGATAGCGCTCCATACTAAGTTTAATCACGGTGAACTGGCGTATTGGATTGGTGTTCCATTTATGAATAATGGCTATAGTACAGAAGCGGCCAGAGGCGTGATGGGGTATGCGTTTGACGAATTAAAGTTAAATCGTGTGTACGCTCGTCACCTAGGTAAGAATCCAGCTTCAGGTAAAGTGATGGAGAAATTGGGCATGAAGTTTGAAGGATGCTTAAGGCAACATGTTACAAAGGGAGATACGTATGAGGATCTCGCATATTATGGTCTACTTCAAGAGGAGTATCTGACCGAAAGGAGATCAATATGA